A window of Candidatus Nitrosotenuis uzonensis genomic DNA:
CTCCAAGCTCTGAGAGCTTGGCAGTCAGCATGTGTTTGTCGAACAAGGAATCTTTACCCAGTTTGATGCCGACGTGCGTTATGTAAAACCATAAGATAAGCAATGAAATTGCACTTGTTGGTATTCCAATCAACATCCATTTTCCAAAGCTGATCTGGGTATCAGTGAGTGACTGTGCAAGTGAGGCAAATATGGCGTTGGGCGGCGTTCCAATAAGCGTGGCTACCCCGCCCATACTTGCCGCATATGCTATCCCTAACATCAGGCAGGCGGCAAACTTGGGTTTGTCCTTTGTCATAACCGCAGCCAGAATCGCAGTTGCAAGAGGCATTACAAGAAGGGTTGCGGCAGTATTGCTCATCCATGCACTAAGACAGCCAGTAATCAGGATGAATGCAGCTACTACCTGCTTTGGTTTTGTTCCAAAGATGGTCAAGATATGGAATGCAAATCGCAGATGAAGGTTGGTTCGCTCAATGGCAGCAGCTATGAAAAAGCCGCCAAGTATTAGGAAGATAATTTTGTCTGCATAAAATATCAACGTATCTGTAAAATTCAGAATTCCAGATGCCGGAAATACGATTAACGGTAAAATTGCCGCAATGTAGAGCGGCACGGTTTCAAAAATCCACCAGATCCCCATCCAAAAGGACAGACCGAGAACGATTTTTGCTTCCACGGCAAGCTCGCCAATTGGAAGTGCGAGTATGAGGACAAACAGGGCAGGTCCGAGTACAAATCCCGCCGAACTTACCTTGAAATCTGATTTTTGCACCACTTGATGCACTCATTTTTTGAATTTAAATAAGTTTGAACACAAACTGATGATAATCTTGCTGCGGGTAAATCAGATGCAATAACTAGGCATCGCATCACGGTAAGAGTTGAAGTACCCATTATCACAGTTTGTGTTCAAATGTACCCAAAGTGTGGATTATTTGAGCATGATTCCGGTTTTGCGGCATGCCTTAAAATTATATTATTTGTTCCAAGTTCCTTGCAAGGTATACTTGACATGGCTCTATGCTGTAAAAACATGAAAAGTGAAATTGCTCCATTGTGGTATGACCACATTTGATGCATATCTTTTTGATATCTTTCCTACATTGAGAGCAGATGGCACATGACATCTGTATTCCACCACATTTTCTGCATGATTCATCTGGCATTTTCAGAGGTTTTGTTTTGTATTGATATAAAATGCTAGATAAGAGAATACGGTATGCCATGAAGGCATGCCGCAAAGATAGAACAATCGACTAATACTAACATCAATGCATGAAACTATGAGTGTGCTTCTTGTCGCTCCATTTTGGATCGCGGCAACAATAGTTATTGTCATGATAGGTATTCTATCACCGAATGCTGCAGATGCAAAGACTATCACGTCTAATAGTTATCAGTGTGAGGCAAGATATGATACGTATAGAAGCCTTGGCGAGGCAAAATTTGTTGAAAAATACCGCAATACCAGCATAGTGAATAGCTGTTTGAAAATGTACAAGGACTCAAATTGGTATTTTTCAGGCAAGAACAAAATAGACAAATACCATGATCAAATAAAGGCAATTGAAAACGCCAAAATTAAACAGCCGCATGTAGAAATAATCAAAAAACAGATTGCTGGTAACGGCAAATACCTTATCAGTTATAAGATTTGTGCACAGAACCAACACATACCGCAGCCAACAGTCTTGATTAGCTCAAAATCCGAACAGTTCTTGGCAGTATCGTACAAATCCGTATCAAGTAATGCATGCAAAACTTTTCAGGCGCAAATCAAATCGCCATCTTCAATGGAAATAGATGTCAAGTACGTGCAAAGCATCAAGGACCCCGCTCTGAAATCAATCAGAGTTGTGAATCTGGAAAGAGTCTAGTTTTGGTGTGTAGAACATGATCTTGCCCAGAATCACATTAGAAAATATTATTAGTCATTAGCAAGTAGGTTGCGGCATGCCTTCCAGTGTATCTCCGTTCGGAAACCTCTATGCATACAAACTGTACACGTTGCCTACTGCAAAGAGATTGTTTGGCAGTTATTCATTTAGAAGAAAGCCCACCATAAAGCATCACACCAATGTACAAAAGATGTTAGAGATTCTCTCTCAAAACGGCCCGCTTACCACATGGGGTATGGCAAAAGTAAATTTCCAAAACGATGTTTCGGGAATAAGAACCAAAGAAAAAGAATACAGAAGACTGTTAAAGGGCAGAAAAGACAGAGGGAAGCACTCTCCAGGCGTGCTTGATGTGGGCCTTGTGGTAGTTGAAGGCAAGAGCTACAATCGTGGACCATCTGATATCTACAGACTTTCCCTTCCAGGGATCCTATACTGCATTGAAGTCTTGGATTTAACGCACAAGGAAATTGATACCATGGCAAGGCATCATGCCACGGTTTTGCCGTGGATCTTTGGTAGGTGGGAATATCTCAAATCTGTCATAGGAAATGATGTTTACAGAATAAAGACGCTTGCTGGCGGGACGTTTTTGGACAATATTCAGGTGACAAAAATGTCAAAATTTCCCATATTTGAGCTCCTAACGTATCTGTCAATAAAATACCAGGAAAATTATGAGTACATTGATGAGAAGGATCTTGCAGATCAGATCTCATGTTGGTTCTATACGCATCTTTTGATTCCTGCAAAGCCTCAGGAAAGATCAAGTGTGGAGAACAATAAGATAAAGAAGATACTAAGTGGCGATAAGGATTTGAAAACATGGTATTAT
This region includes:
- a CDS encoding SLC13 family permease → MQKSDFKVSSAGFVLGPALFVLILALPIGELAVEAKIVLGLSFWMGIWWIFETVPLYIAAILPLIVFPASGILNFTDTLIFYADKIIFLILGGFFIAAAIERTNLHLRFAFHILTIFGTKPKQVVAAFILITGCLSAWMSNTAATLLVMPLATAILAAVMTKDKPKFAACLMLGIAYAASMGGVATLIGTPPNAIFASLAQSLTDTQISFGKWMLIGIPTSAISLLILWFYITHVGIKLGKDSLFDKHMLTAKLSELGDLSRDEKLVLAVFIATVTAWLSRGLVWGSYLPQVDDSVISIFAAASLFALPSTKNKQILRWNSATKIPWGILILIGGGLALAGGFTASGLDTWIATQLGFLAVLPYIVIVIVLLLIVVFTEFISNTATAALMIPIAASLSTIIDINPLLLMVPIAIGASYGFILPVSTPPNAIALSSGYVTAKKMARVGLPLNLIFVLVLAVLTTLLVPSVW